CGAAATACCCCTCAATGACTGAGCGCAGGGATGTGTTCGTCGTGCGCTGCTCGCACCACCGCCGGATGCTGCGGTCCGAGAGACGCTGCAGGGATGCTGAGAGCAGCGTGTTCTTGTCCGTCCCGTAGTACTGGACCAGTCGGAGGGAGACGCCGGCCTCCGCGGCGACGGCACGCATGCTGACTGCCGGAATCCCTTCTCTGCCGATGAGCCGGTCCACGGCGTCGAAGACTTCGTCCCGGCGGGTCATTGTACGCATGTACCAGATCGTATCCTGTGACTGGTGGGACGATTGCGCAGGGTCGCGTAGGATGGGTGACGTCATGACTGCTGTACCTGAGCACGCGCCCTGTCTCGATGTCGACCTCACAGCCACCCCGTGGCTGTATCCCGGACCCTGGCCCACCTCGTCCGGGACGCTGACCGCAGAGGGGTACTTCCCCGGTGAAGTAGGCCTGGTGGGAATCGCCGACGACCTTGACCGCACGCCGGTCGTTGCCGTCGGTTCGAATGCGTCGCCGGGGGTGATGCGCACCAAGCTACGGAACAACGGGGTGTCTGCCGTGGTCCCGTTCATCCGGGCCTGCGTCCCGGACACGACGACGGCGTTCACCGCCCACGTCAGCCCCCGCGGTTACATCGCCGCTGCTCCGTACCGGCAACCGGGCACACATACGACGATGTGGGTGAGCTTCCTCGACGAAGAGCAGCTCGACTGCGTCGACGAGACCGAGGCCCCGAACTATGACCGGATCCACGTCGGCGACACACTGACACTGGACAACAGTGAAGAACTTGACGGGTACGACATCTACCGCAGCAGCTGGGGGCTGATCCCGGACGTTCAGCACCACACCGGACGTGACATTGCACCGGTGCCGTTCGCACACCGCCAGGCGCAGTGCCGTGTGTTCCGCCACGTGCGGGAAAGGCTTGTCGGTGCGGTTCCGTCACTGCCAGACGGAAGCAGCGAGGCCGTGGTCACAACCCTGTGGGAGGACGGAGCCCTGGCAGGGAGGGTATCCGAGGAGCTGCATGGGGTCGCCATGGATGACGGATACTGATTACCCCGTCAGCCGGATTTATGCCGATCTCGCGTATGAATGTTGTCATGGACACCAATACACTCATTCTTGCAGCTGACTCTGCTCCTCCCCTGAGTTTTATCGGTTGGATCATCATCGGTGGTCTGGCAGGTTGGATCGGATCCAAGATCATGGGGACCGACGCCCAGATGGGTATTATCCTCAACATCATCGTCGGCGTGATCGGCGGTCTGCTCGGAGGCTGGCTTCTCACGCTGCTCAACGTGAACGTCGCGGGTGGTGGCTGGATCTTCAGCTTCCTCACCTGTCTCCTCGGCTCGGTTATCCTTCTCTTCCTCGTCGGTCTGGTGACCGGCAACAGGAAGCGGTAGCGGTCCTCGGGCAGCACCAGTGACCCCTGCACCTGCGGTGCGGGGGTCTTCTCGTGCCCGGCGATCAGCCGGGCGGTTCGTCCGGATCCCCGGTGTTCCCCTGGCTGTTCTGCCAGGCGCGGGCTAGCGGTCCGGTGGCGTGGGTGGAGTAGCTCCGGCCACCGGGGCCGACCCAGTCAATGGTGAACCCGTCGTCCGGGGTGGAACACGTCCACGTTCCTTCGGTCTTCAGGCGGTGGTGGGCGCGGCAGAGTTTCTGACCGTTGCGCACACTGGTGGGGCCGTTGCTGGTGGGATCCGTGAAAGGGGAATTCTCGATGTGGTCGTTCTCGCACAGGTTAGCCGGAACGGTGCACTGCGGGAACCTGCAGGTCGCATCCCGTCCCTCGAGGTAGTTCCGGTCCTGCAGGAGGAAAGGGTAGCCGTCGGACTCCGGGTGTTGGGCGGGGTCGACCGGGATCTCCTTGACGGTGGTCGCCGCGTCCTCAAAGCGGTCCGCTGTCCGGGCATTGATCCACCCGACATCGGCGACATATCCGGCACCGGTTCCGTGGATGCCGTCGAGCGTCGCGCGGTAGAGGTTTACCCGGATAGTCATCGCCTCCGGGGTATTGCCGAGCAGCTCCATGAGGATCTGTGCCTTAAGCTGAGACGGAGTCGGCAGAGACCTGCGTTCGTCTTCATCGGTCAGGATGCGCTCACGCCGGAGTCCGGCGAGCAGTTCACGCATGCGCTTCTCCAGTCCGGCGTCGATCGCGGCGCTGGTGGTCTCGCACCCGGCAGTGAAGATGAACGTGTTTCCGCGACGCCGCAGGGTCGCGGAGTCCTCCTCGGCGATGGCTGTCTCTGCGGCGAGCCCGGGGGCAATGTCGAGGATCGCCTCGTCGACACGGTCGCGGAGCTCGGTCAGCGACACCGGTGTCACCATGTCCCGCAGCCACGGTGTGACGTGTGCGTTCACCGCCGAGTCCAGGTGTCCGAGGATCTCGTCCTGACGGGCCGTAGGAATGGTGACCAGCTGACGGTTAAGGCGGCCCCAGATCAGGTCGAGATGCTCGGCGGTGACCACACCGCTACCGACGACGGCGGCGAAGAGTTCGATATTGCGGGAGGCAAGTTCGCCGGAATGGGCGAACCGCAGTGCATCGGCGCGGGACCGCCCCCGAAGTGCCGTCGCGGCAGCCAGGCGTGCGTCCCGGGGGATCTTCATCAGATGGGCAACAAGTACCATCTCCCCCTTGTTCAGGTGGAGTTGAATAGCGTCAATGTCCGCCCCGACCGTCCCTGTCGCTGTCGTCACCTTCGCTACCCCCGTTGTGTTTGTGCCTTGAAGCGTATACTGGAGCACGGACACAGTCAACAGTATGTTCGAATAGCAGGGAGAACGATGGGTACTCTCGACATTGCACGTGTGTACGACGTCCGGAACGGTGACCATGTCGCCGGAGCGAGGTTTCTTGTTGACCGGTTGTGGCCCCGTGGAGTAGCGAAGGACAGCCTTCCGCTGTCGGGGTGGCTCAAGGAACTCTCTCCTTCTGACCAGCTCAGGAAGGATTTTCATGGAGGTGTTCTTAGCTGGAGTCAGTTCGGAGATGCCTACCGGTCTGAACTTGATCAGCGGCATGTAGACGGCGAACTGGACGACGCACTCTCCGAGATCCGCAACGAGCTGAAGCACCGGGATGTTCTGCTCCTGTTTGCGGGGAAGGACACCGAACATACGCACGCACGGGTGCTCCGTGCCTGGCTGGACAGCCACGTGGGATAGGGGTGACCGTTACGGGTTCTCCGGCCAGGAGTGCTTCGGGTAGCGTCCGCGCAGGTCCCGTCGTACTCCGCGGTACGCACCGTCCCAGAAACCACCGAGGTCATCGGTGATGGCCACCGGTCGGCGCGCCGGGGACAGCAGGTGGAACTGGATTCGGCGCCCCGCGATTTCCGGGGAATGCCGCAGGCCGAAGCAGTCCTGGAGCTTCGTCGCGACCACGGCGGGCGTGTCAGGCGCGGCGTCGCTCTCCGGGTAGGTGATGCGGACGGTGCGACCGCCTGGAAGTGTCAACGATTCGGGGGCGAGTTCGTCGACAGGCTGATCCCATGGGATGAGTCCCCGAAGCAGACCAGCCAGGTCTGGACGCCTGCCTGCAGTCAGGTCAGGAACCACGAAATCCACGAACTCGCCGTCGCTGTGGCGTACGTCCGGATATCCGGGTACCCCGTGATTGTGCAGGTACTGGATGCGCCGTCGCAGATCACGGGCGTGTGCCGACCATTCCAGGGCATCCAGGCCGTGGACCTGCAGACCGGACCGCACCGCGGCCACCCGGTCGTCGCCGCTGACGTCTTTCGCGGGCACCGGGGTGGAGGACAACTCGATAGCGCCGAGACACCGGACCCGGCGCGCCTGGAGCTTCCCTGCGACGCCCCCGGGGAGCCACGTACACGTCACCTCGTCGGTGAGCAGGGGGGCCGCCGCGGCGAACGCGAGATCAGGAGACACTGGGACCGCAGTGTGGACCTGGGCGTCGGTAGCGCCCCCGGGAGTCCTCCCCAGGTCAGCGACCACAATCCACTCGCTGGACGGCGCCCGTCCGTCCCGCCACACCACGCCGGTACCCGAGGCCGTCAGATAGCGGGAGGAATCATCAACCCGTCGGGCAATCAATCCGGGGAACGCGCAGGCCAGGGTGTAGGCCACGGCATCATCCCCGGACAAGTCAGGGGTCACTGTGGCAGTGGGCGACAGCAGTCGCTGGAAGCGTCGTGCCACCGGGTCCTGTGGCCTGACGGCACGGACGGCGGCGGTAAGGTCGGGCACGCGGGCACCGTCGTCCAGCACGCTGAGCACGGCAGCGACCGTGCGCACGTCCACACGACGGCACGCCTCGTGTCCGCCGCGTGCGATCCGTGGGTCCGTCGGGATCGCTGCGAGCTGTCGTCCGGTCTCGGTGGCGAAGCCCTGGTCGTCCACTGCGCCGATCGACCGTAGCGTCCGTTCCGCGGCCTCTGCTGCCGTCGTGGGGAACGGGTCAGGCAGCGGAAGGTCCGCGCCGCGGGGCGACCCCCAGCAGGCGACATCCAGTAGCGCGCTGGTCAGGTCGCTGGTGGTGACCGCCGGCGGCGCATAGGCGGGCGCCTTGACGAACTGTTCGGCGGTGATGCACCTGTACACCGTCCCCGGCCCCTCGCGGCCGGCCCGTCCGGCACGCTGGGTGCAGGACGCCTGACTCGCCGTCTCAGTGACGAGGACGGACATGTCGCGGGTGGTGTCACGCCGGGACACTCGCGCCAGGCAGGAATCCACGACGACCCGGACCCCGGGAACTGTGAGGGACGATTCCGCGACGTCCGTCGCGACAACCACGCGACGCCGCCCGTCGTCATGTCCGCCGACGATCCGTGACTGCTCGGCGGCGGACAGGCGTCCGTGCAGAGCGGAGGCGGTGATTCCCCGCGACGATAACGCGGCGGCCACCGACTCGGTGTCTCTGATCGTGGGGACGAACGCGAGTACGTCGCCCCCGGTTGCCGCCGTCTCATCGAGTGCCCGCCGGACCGTCGTCTCCACCATGTCTGCGACGGCACGGCGCGACCGGCGGTCCCGGTTGGTCATCGACGAGGCAGAGTCGGCGTACCGGATGTCGAGCGGGTGGATGGGGGAGGGGACGTCGACCAGGGGCGCCGTGCCGTCGACCCCGCCGAGTAGTGCAGCAAAGTGTGATGCCTCCACCGTTGCCGACATGGCGACGACGATGAGGTCGTCCCGTAGCTCCCGCACCTGGGCGAGCATGGCGAATACCAGGTCAGACTCCAGGTGTCGCTCATGAATCTCGTCAATGACGACCGCGGCGACACCGTCCAGATCGGGGTCGGCGAGCAGGCGTCGGAGCAGGACGCCCGGGGTCACCATTTCGATGACGGTGTCCGTGGTGACCTTCCGGTCGCCACGTACGGTATAGCCCACCTCGTTGCCGAGAACGGACCCTCGTAGAGTGGCGATCCTGGCAGCGGATCCGCGCGCGGCGACGCGCCGAGGCTGGGTGACAATGACACGCCCCGAGACACGCCCCGAGACACGCCCCGGGGACGTCTCCGCGACATGTTCGAGCACGTACTGGGGAGCCAACGTGGTTTTGCCGGTACCAGGAGGAGCCTGGACGACGGCGGTGCCCCGGGTACGCAGGGCATCCAGCAGGGCAGTCCGCCCGGCTGCGAAGGGAAGGTCAGTCACACAATTCAGCGTAACGGCTGGGGAGATCGAAGGGCGGAGCGGTGGCGGCATGGTTCTGATAAGAGGTCTACAGTGGCTACTTATGAGCCTGAAGGAGAAAGCTGTGACCGTCGCCGGCAGGATCACTGACGCGGTACGCATAGGAAATGGACTTGACCAGCGAGATCTAGCCCCCGTCGGGTGGTACGCACACGAACAGGCCGTGGCGCGACTGAAGGCCAGTTTCGACGCGGTCCCCGCCGGGCGTCGCGTGCGGCTGGCGAAGAAGACGTCCAACCTTTTCCGCGGGCGTTCCGGCGAGGCAGTCGGGCTCGACGTGTCGGGGCTGCACGGCGTCATCGCCGTCGACCCCGTTGAGGGCACCGCTGACGTCCAGGGCATGTGCACGTACGAGGACCTGGTGGACGTCCTGCTGCCCTACGGTCTGGCGCCCACCGTCGTTCCGCAGCTGAAGACCATCACTCTCGGCGGTGCGGTGACCGGCATGGGGGTGGAATCCACCTCCTTCCGCAACGGCCTGCCGCACGAAGCCGTCCTGGAAATGGATGTGCTCACCGGTACCGGAGACATCCTCACCTGTTCGCCGACCCAGAACACCGACCTCTACCGCGGCTTCCCCAACTCCTACGGTTCCCTGGGATACAGCGTGCGGCTGAAGGTGCGGTGCGAACGGGTGGAACCCTACGTCGACCTGCGGCATGTACGCTTCGATGACGTTCAGTCGCTCACCGACGCCCTCGACAACATCGTCGTGGACAAGGAGTACGAGGGTGAACGGGTCGACTATCTCGACGGTGTGGTCTTCAGCCTGGAGGAGAGCTACCTCGTCCTGGGACGGGCGACCAGCGAGGCCGGCCCCGTTAGCGACTACACCCGCGAGCGCAGTTACTACCGTT
The genomic region above belongs to Corynebacterium glyciniphilum AJ 3170 and contains:
- a CDS encoding GlsB/YeaQ/YmgE family stress response membrane protein, producing MDTNTLILAADSAPPLSFIGWIIIGGLAGWIGSKIMGTDAQMGIILNIIVGVIGGLLGGWLLTLLNVNVAGGGWIFSFLTCLLGSVILLFLVGLVTGNRKR
- a CDS encoding HNH endonuclease signature motif containing protein, which gives rise to MTTATGTVGADIDAIQLHLNKGEMVLVAHLMKIPRDARLAAATALRGRSRADALRFAHSGELASRNIELFAAVVGSGVVTAEHLDLIWGRLNRQLVTIPTARQDEILGHLDSAVNAHVTPWLRDMVTPVSLTELRDRVDEAILDIAPGLAAETAIAEEDSATLRRRGNTFIFTAGCETTSAAIDAGLEKRMRELLAGLRRERILTDEDERRSLPTPSQLKAQILMELLGNTPEAMTIRVNLYRATLDGIHGTGAGYVADVGWINARTADRFEDAATTVKEIPVDPAQHPESDGYPFLLQDRNYLEGRDATCRFPQCTVPANLCENDHIENSPFTDPTSNGPTSVRNGQKLCRAHHRLKTEGTWTCSTPDDGFTIDWVGPGGRSYSTHATGPLARAWQNSQGNTGDPDEPPG
- a CDS encoding DUF488 domain-containing protein codes for the protein MGTLDIARVYDVRNGDHVAGARFLVDRLWPRGVAKDSLPLSGWLKELSPSDQLRKDFHGGVLSWSQFGDAYRSELDQRHVDGELDDALSEIRNELKHRDVLLLFAGKDTEHTHARVLRAWLDSHVG
- a CDS encoding ATP-dependent RNA helicase; the encoded protein is MTDLPFAAGRTALLDALRTRGTAVVQAPPGTGKTTLAPQYVLEHVAETSPGRVSGRVSGRVIVTQPRRVAARGSAARIATLRGSVLGNEVGYTVRGDRKVTTDTVIEMVTPGVLLRRLLADPDLDGVAAVVIDEIHERHLESDLVFAMLAQVRELRDDLIVVAMSATVEASHFAALLGGVDGTAPLVDVPSPIHPLDIRYADSASSMTNRDRRSRRAVADMVETTVRRALDETAATGGDVLAFVPTIRDTESVAAALSSRGITASALHGRLSAAEQSRIVGGHDDGRRRVVVATDVAESSLTVPGVRVVVDSCLARVSRRDTTRDMSVLVTETASQASCTQRAGRAGREGPGTVYRCITAEQFVKAPAYAPPAVTTSDLTSALLDVACWGSPRGADLPLPDPFPTTAAEAAERTLRSIGAVDDQGFATETGRQLAAIPTDPRIARGGHEACRRVDVRTVAAVLSVLDDGARVPDLTAAVRAVRPQDPVARRFQRLLSPTATVTPDLSGDDAVAYTLACAFPGLIARRVDDSSRYLTASGTGVVWRDGRAPSSEWIVVADLGRTPGGATDAQVHTAVPVSPDLAFAAAAPLLTDEVTCTWLPGGVAGKLQARRVRCLGAIELSSTPVPAKDVSGDDRVAAVRSGLQVHGLDALEWSAHARDLRRRIQYLHNHGVPGYPDVRHSDGEFVDFVVPDLTAGRRPDLAGLLRGLIPWDQPVDELAPESLTLPGGRTVRITYPESDAAPDTPAVVATKLQDCFGLRHSPEIAGRRIQFHLLSPARRPVAITDDLGGFWDGAYRGVRRDLRGRYPKHSWPENP
- a CDS encoding FAD-binding oxidoreductase, with protein sequence MSLKEKAVTVAGRITDAVRIGNGLDQRDLAPVGWYAHEQAVARLKASFDAVPAGRRVRLAKKTSNLFRGRSGEAVGLDVSGLHGVIAVDPVEGTADVQGMCTYEDLVDVLLPYGLAPTVVPQLKTITLGGAVTGMGVESTSFRNGLPHEAVLEMDVLTGTGDILTCSPTQNTDLYRGFPNSYGSLGYSVRLKVRCERVEPYVDLRHVRFDDVQSLTDALDNIVVDKEYEGERVDYLDGVVFSLEESYLVLGRATSEAGPVSDYTRERSYYRSLQHPSGVLRDKLTIRDYLWRWDVDWFWCNRAFGTQNPTIRTLWPRDLLRSSFYWKIIGWDRRFDIADRIEAHNGRPARERVVQDIEVTPDNLPEFLTWFFTHCEIEPVWLCPIRLADDSGERTPWPLYPLSPGDTWVNVGFWSSVPADLMGKDAPTGAFNREVERVVSDLGGHKSLYSEAFYSEEQFAALYGGERPAQLKAVFDPDDRFPGLYEKTVGGV